One Chitinophagaceae bacterium C216 genomic window carries:
- the ahpD gene encoding Alkyl hydroperoxide reductase AhpD, with protein sequence MRIDYGTVAPEGYKTLLAMYGYLKHTALPASLLHIVYLRVSQINGCPYCIDLHWKDAINSGEDARKLNAIVKWKDMPFFSEKEKAALALAEAMTILKDQEVPEAILNEARQHFNEKDLVDLSFAIAHMNMLNRVAITFHKVPEK encoded by the coding sequence ATGCGTATTGATTATGGAACTGTGGCTCCCGAGGGATATAAGACTTTATTGGCGATGTATGGCTATTTAAAGCACACAGCATTACCAGCATCTTTACTACATATTGTTTATTTAAGAGTATCGCAAATCAATGGTTGCCCTTATTGCATAGATTTACATTGGAAAGACGCCATCAACAGTGGGGAAGACGCACGTAAATTAAATGCGATAGTAAAATGGAAAGACATGCCTTTCTTTTCCGAAAAAGAAAAAGCAGCTCTAGCCCTGGCCGAAGCAATGACGATATTAAAAGATCAAGAAGTGCCGGAAGCTATTCTTAACGAAGCGCGTCAGCATTTTAATGAAAAGGACTTAGTAGACTTAAGCTTTGCTATAGCACACATGAATATGCTGAATCGTGTAGCAATAACTTTTCACAAAGTTCCCGAAAAATAA
- a CDS encoding NADH dehydrogenase-like protein, protein MADAIKKVVVVGGGFAGVNFIKKLAKNPAFDITLVDLNNYNFFPPLLYQVATGFLEPSSISYPFRKFLRNKSNVHFRMGEMKKVLPAENKIILSNGELEYDILVIATGAVTNFFGMENVKRYAIPMKTLSDALAMRNLLLNRLEEASRTTDIDLKRRLLTTVIAGAGPTGVEVSGMFAEMRQTIIRKDYPELGKGLSEIILVDGGQAVLSPMSESSQKYSKESLEKLGVKVMLNTRVKDFDGEEVTLSDDTVIKTKNLIWAAGVSAVAYEGIPEESIGPGKRMLVDEYNKILGTENIYAIGDTCLQTSDPNFPKGHPQVAQVAIQQGKLLAKNLTKPASERTPFKYNDKGSMAIIGRNKAVADIPKPKFHFNGFLAWVVWLFIHVMSLLTVKNRLRTFTNWVIAYFSKDQSFRMIIRPEDKEKNLST, encoded by the coding sequence ATGGCTGATGCTATTAAAAAAGTGGTGGTTGTTGGCGGTGGTTTCGCCGGCGTTAATTTCATAAAGAAACTGGCCAAGAACCCTGCGTTCGATATTACGCTGGTGGATTTGAATAATTATAACTTCTTTCCACCTTTATTATATCAGGTGGCAACAGGTTTTCTGGAGCCCTCCAGTATCAGTTATCCGTTCCGGAAATTTCTGAGAAATAAATCCAATGTACATTTCCGGATGGGAGAGATGAAAAAAGTTCTTCCTGCTGAAAACAAAATTATTCTTTCGAATGGAGAGCTGGAATATGATATACTGGTAATAGCCACGGGTGCTGTTACCAATTTTTTTGGTATGGAGAACGTAAAGCGGTATGCCATTCCAATGAAAACATTGAGTGATGCGCTGGCTATGCGTAACCTACTACTCAACCGCTTAGAAGAAGCGTCCCGCACTACAGATATTGATTTAAAACGAAGATTGCTCACTACTGTGATAGCAGGCGCCGGACCTACAGGTGTAGAGGTGTCTGGTATGTTTGCCGAAATGCGGCAGACTATTATCCGTAAGGACTATCCCGAACTAGGTAAAGGGCTAAGCGAAATTATTTTGGTAGATGGTGGTCAAGCAGTACTGTCTCCCATGTCTGAATCTTCACAGAAATACTCCAAAGAATCTCTGGAAAAGCTGGGTGTGAAAGTAATGCTGAATACCAGAGTAAAGGATTTTGACGGAGAAGAAGTAACCCTCTCTGACGACACGGTTATCAAAACCAAAAATCTGATTTGGGCCGCAGGAGTTTCTGCCGTTGCTTACGAAGGTATCCCCGAAGAAAGCATTGGTCCCGGAAAACGAATGTTGGTGGATGAATACAATAAAATTTTAGGCACCGAGAATATTTATGCGATAGGAGACACCTGTCTTCAAACTTCAGATCCCAATTTTCCTAAAGGGCATCCGCAGGTAGCTCAAGTAGCCATACAACAGGGTAAATTATTGGCTAAAAATTTAACCAAACCCGCATCCGAAAGAACCCCGTTTAAATATAACGACAAAGGCTCTATGGCTATCATCGGCCGTAATAAAGCAGTTGCGGATATTCCTAAGCCAAAATTTCACTTCAACGGATTTTTGGCATGGGTAGTATGGCTATTCATACACGTAATGTCGCTGTTAACAGTAAAAAATCGGTTAAGAACTTTCACCAACTGGGTGATTGCTTATTTTAGCAAAGACC
- the anr_1 gene encoding Transcriptional activator protein Anr, with the protein MAYDLLIQSISKHVTLSEDDIAVLKSFLKEKKVKKKHFLFLEGDMQQQVSFVSSGCLRSYAIDKNGNEHIIQFAPAGWWIGDMRSVLYDEPATLNVEAIEDSEIVWISQHDKEQLYEKIPALERYFRILAERALATFQQRLIDALSLTAAERYSNFCKRYPSLIQSMPQKYIASYIGVTPEFFSKMLSQPMKRK; encoded by the coding sequence ATGGCATATGATCTGTTGATACAAAGCATTTCAAAACACGTAACATTGAGTGAAGACGACATTGCTGTTTTGAAAAGTTTTCTGAAAGAAAAGAAGGTGAAAAAAAAGCATTTTCTTTTTTTGGAAGGAGACATGCAGCAGCAGGTGTCTTTTGTGAGCAGTGGTTGTTTGCGCAGCTATGCTATTGATAAAAACGGTAATGAACATATTATCCAGTTTGCTCCGGCCGGATGGTGGATTGGTGATATGCGCAGCGTCCTCTATGACGAACCCGCCACCTTAAATGTAGAAGCCATAGAGGATAGCGAAATAGTATGGATCAGCCAACACGACAAAGAACAACTGTATGAGAAAATACCTGCCTTGGAGCGTTATTTTAGAATACTAGCAGAACGAGCACTGGCTACTTTTCAACAAAGACTCATCGATGCCCTCAGTCTTACCGCTGCAGAACGTTACAGTAATTTTTGCAAAAGATATCCTTCTCTTATTCAGTCGATGCCGCAGAAATATATTGCTTCGTACATAGGTGTAACACCGGAGTTTTTTAGCAAAATGCTTAGCCAGCCTATGAAGCGCAAATAG
- the dxs_1 gene encoding 1-deoxy-D-xylulose-5-phosphate synthase encodes MLIFAIDKKTYVCNMFFDRKDLSNAQLLQLHRSLLYPRLIEEKMLILLRQGKISKWFSGIGQEAIAVGATMAMQQDEWIMPLHRNLGVFTTRQMPLRKLFKQWQGEQDGYSKGRERSFHFGSSDHYICGMISHLGPQLAVADGVALAYQLAEQNKAVLAFTGEGGTSEGDFHEALNIAAVWDLPVIFLVENNGYALSTPTNEQYRCVHLVDKAKGYGMEGVRIDGNNILAVYDTIKGVREYCITYQKPYLVECVTFRMRGHEEASGTHYVPSSLFELWQQKDPVNNFEQYLQEQEIITQEGLQAVRDEIKTQIEEELAAAEKEKSYFVIDTKLELDEVYYPHQQSEELLNVDENDASEKRFIDAIKEGLIQSMKEHEKLIIMGQDIAEYGGAFKVTEGLVNIFGKKRIRNTPICESGVVGAALGLALEGYKSVVEMQFADFVTMAFNQIVNNLAKIHYRWGQPADVVVRMPTGGGMGAGPFHSQSNEAWFAHVPGLKIVYPASPRDAKGLLIAAINDPNPVLFFEHKALYRSLTERVPNAFYEVEIGKARLVQSGEDVSIITYGMGVIWAQQYAEAHPEVDVEILDLRSLLPLDYDAIRNTTARTGRVLILHEDTLTGGIGAEIAAWIGEHCFNMLDAPVMRCASLDTPVPFNKALEKNFMAVARLEKCMDELLAY; translated from the coding sequence ATGCTAATATTTGCTATCGATAAAAAAACTTACGTTTGTAATATGTTTTTCGACCGAAAAGACTTGTCCAATGCGCAGTTGCTGCAGTTGCATCGAAGTCTGTTATACCCCCGCCTTATAGAAGAAAAAATGCTCATTTTGCTACGTCAAGGAAAAATAAGCAAATGGTTTAGTGGTATCGGTCAGGAGGCTATCGCTGTGGGAGCAACAATGGCTATGCAACAGGATGAGTGGATAATGCCACTACATCGTAATCTGGGTGTATTTACCACCCGACAAATGCCTTTACGAAAGCTTTTTAAGCAGTGGCAGGGCGAGCAGGACGGGTACAGTAAAGGAAGAGAACGTAGCTTTCATTTCGGTAGCAGCGATCATTATATCTGTGGCATGATTTCGCATCTGGGGCCTCAGCTAGCAGTGGCGGATGGGGTAGCGCTCGCTTATCAGCTGGCAGAACAAAACAAAGCTGTTTTAGCTTTCACGGGCGAAGGGGGAACCAGCGAAGGCGATTTTCATGAAGCTCTCAATATTGCAGCAGTGTGGGACCTGCCAGTCATTTTTCTTGTGGAAAACAATGGCTATGCCTTAAGCACTCCTACGAATGAGCAGTACCGCTGTGTGCATTTGGTAGACAAGGCCAAAGGATATGGCATGGAGGGCGTACGAATCGACGGTAACAATATTCTGGCAGTATACGATACCATCAAAGGCGTGAGGGAATATTGTATCACCTACCAAAAACCTTATCTGGTAGAGTGTGTGACTTTTCGCATGCGTGGCCATGAAGAAGCTAGTGGCACGCATTATGTACCATCTTCCTTATTTGAGCTGTGGCAGCAAAAAGACCCCGTTAACAATTTTGAACAGTATTTGCAAGAGCAGGAAATCATTACGCAGGAAGGTCTGCAGGCTGTGCGGGATGAAATTAAAACCCAGATAGAAGAAGAACTGGCTGCAGCGGAAAAAGAAAAATCTTACTTCGTTATTGATACAAAACTTGAGCTGGATGAAGTGTACTATCCACATCAGCAAAGTGAAGAATTACTGAATGTGGATGAAAATGATGCATCGGAAAAACGTTTTATAGATGCCATAAAGGAAGGTCTTATTCAATCCATGAAAGAGCATGAAAAGCTCATCATCATGGGTCAGGATATTGCAGAATATGGCGGAGCCTTTAAGGTTACTGAGGGTCTAGTGAACATCTTTGGAAAAAAAAGAATTCGCAATACACCCATTTGCGAGAGTGGTGTGGTAGGAGCCGCACTGGGATTGGCTTTGGAGGGCTACAAGTCGGTAGTGGAAATGCAATTTGCCGATTTTGTAACCATGGCCTTTAATCAAATTGTAAATAATCTTGCAAAAATTCATTATCGATGGGGACAACCGGCCGACGTGGTGGTGCGCATGCCTACTGGCGGCGGTATGGGGGCTGGCCCTTTTCATAGTCAGAGCAATGAGGCCTGGTTTGCCCATGTTCCCGGATTAAAAATAGTGTATCCCGCTTCTCCACGTGATGCTAAAGGATTACTAATAGCAGCCATCAATGATCCCAATCCGGTGCTTTTCTTTGAGCACAAAGCCCTTTATCGCAGTCTTACCGAGCGGGTGCCCAACGCCTTCTATGAAGTGGAAATCGGAAAAGCACGTTTGGTGCAATCCGGAGAAGATGTTTCCATTATTACTTACGGCATGGGTGTTATATGGGCGCAGCAATATGCCGAAGCACACCCCGAAGTAGATGTGGAGATATTGGATTTGAGAAGCTTGCTGCCCCTAGATTATGATGCCATCAGAAATACGACAGCTCGAACAGGCCGCGTACTAATTTTGCATGAGGATACACTGACGGGAGGCATCGGGGCGGAGATTGCCGCCTGGATTGGAGAACACTGTTTTAATATGTTGGATGCTCCGGTAATGCGTTGTGCTTCGCTAGATACACCTGTACCGTTTAACAAAGCATTGGAAAAGAATTTTATGGCTGTAGCAAGACTTGAAAAATGTATGGATGAACTGCTGGCTTATTAA
- a CDS encoding putative zinc protease, protein MVQFEKFVLSNGLRVIAHVDKSTPLAVMNVLYDVGARDEDPQRTGFAHLFEHLMFGGSVNIPVYDEPLQMAGGENNAYTTNDLTNYYIQLPAENLETAFWLESDRMLSLAFSEKSLEVQRKVVCEEFKEHYLDKPYGDAWFKMRELAYKQHPYRWMTIGKELAHIEQAQLSDVKAFFFKHYRPVNAILVVAGNIDVEEVKRLAEKWFGDIESGEKYVRQLPQEPEQTEARRLEVTADVPLDAFYKCWHIGGRLNKEYYVADLITDILGGGESSRLYQKLVKEQQLFVNIQCYHFGSLDPGIICIEGKLVKGVDIKAAEAAVEAILKEFKEQIISDKELQKVKNKTESMLAFEDMSVLNRASSLAFYELLGDANMMNTELQQYASVTVSDIHETANKVFRDSNSSTLYYLAKNR, encoded by the coding sequence ATGGTTCAATTTGAAAAATTTGTTTTAAGCAATGGTTTGCGTGTGATAGCGCATGTAGACAAATCCACCCCTCTGGCGGTGATGAACGTGTTGTACGATGTGGGGGCTAGAGATGAGGATCCTCAGCGCACGGGCTTTGCGCATTTGTTTGAGCATCTAATGTTCGGAGGTTCGGTAAACATTCCGGTGTACGACGAGCCTTTGCAAATGGCCGGAGGAGAAAACAATGCTTATACAACCAACGATCTTACTAATTACTATATACAGCTTCCGGCCGAAAATCTTGAAACAGCTTTCTGGCTGGAAAGCGACCGCATGCTTTCGCTAGCCTTCAGCGAAAAAAGCTTGGAAGTACAGCGGAAGGTGGTATGCGAAGAGTTTAAAGAGCATTATCTAGATAAGCCTTATGGCGATGCCTGGTTTAAAATGCGAGAGTTGGCTTATAAACAGCATCCTTACCGTTGGATGACCATAGGCAAGGAGCTGGCTCATATTGAGCAGGCACAGCTCAGCGATGTAAAAGCTTTTTTCTTTAAGCATTATCGTCCGGTAAATGCTATTCTAGTAGTGGCAGGCAATATTGATGTGGAGGAAGTAAAACGATTAGCGGAAAAATGGTTTGGTGATATTGAATCGGGAGAAAAATATGTGCGTCAACTTCCGCAAGAGCCGGAACAAACCGAAGCCCGTCGGTTGGAAGTAACAGCCGATGTACCGCTAGATGCTTTTTATAAATGCTGGCATATTGGCGGGCGTCTGAATAAAGAATATTATGTGGCGGATCTAATCACCGATATCTTGGGCGGAGGCGAGTCTTCTAGGCTTTATCAAAAATTAGTAAAAGAACAGCAGCTTTTCGTAAACATACAATGCTACCATTTCGGGAGTTTGGACCCCGGCATCATTTGTATCGAAGGTAAGCTAGTGAAAGGGGTAGACATTAAAGCCGCCGAAGCCGCTGTTGAAGCCATTCTAAAGGAGTTTAAGGAACAGATCATATCCGATAAAGAATTACAGAAAGTAAAAAACAAAACAGAAAGCATGCTGGCTTTCGAAGATATGAGTGTGTTAAATCGTGCCTCCAGCCTAGCGTTTTACGAACTACTAGGTGATGCCAACATGATGAATACGGAGTTGCAACAGTATGCCTCCGTAACCGTGTCGGATATTCATGAAACTGCCAATAAGGTTTTCAGAGACTCCAATAGTAGTACGCTTTATTATCTGGCAAAAAATAGATAG
- the mqnC gene encoding Cyclic dehypoxanthine futalosine synthase, whose translation MDLEDLYKKALNFEFLSVEEGVFLYHNAPLSELMYVADELRKIQVPHGKVTWQIDRNVNTTNVCIANCKFCNFFRIPGHPEAYITDMDTYRQKIRETIQYGGDQLLLQGGHHPELGLQFYVDTFRAIKAEFPDIRLHALGPPEIAHITKLEKSTHREVLMALKEAGLDSLPGAGAEILVDRVRRLISKGKCGAQEWLDIMHEAHKLDITTSATMMFGHVETIEERFEHLVKIREVQSRKPEGTNGFLAFIAWTFQDVDTLLARIRGVHNLTTAEEYVRMVALSRIMLPNIKNIQASWLTVGKATAQVCLHAGANDFGSIMIEENVVSAAGAPHRFTYKTIQEAIREAGFEPQLRNQLYQWREIPETIQEQVIDY comes from the coding sequence ATGGATTTAGAGGATCTTTATAAAAAAGCGTTGAATTTTGAGTTTCTAAGTGTAGAGGAAGGTGTATTCCTGTATCACAACGCCCCGCTGAGTGAGCTCATGTATGTAGCAGACGAGCTGCGTAAAATACAGGTACCCCATGGAAAAGTAACCTGGCAGATCGATCGTAACGTAAATACAACCAATGTTTGTATCGCCAACTGTAAGTTTTGCAATTTTTTTCGCATTCCCGGACATCCTGAGGCTTATATAACCGATATGGACACCTATCGCCAAAAGATCCGAGAAACCATCCAATACGGAGGCGATCAATTGCTACTGCAAGGAGGCCACCATCCCGAGTTAGGATTACAATTTTATGTAGATACGTTTCGTGCCATAAAGGCCGAATTCCCTGATATCCGCCTACACGCTTTAGGGCCACCCGAAATAGCACATATCACCAAACTGGAAAAGAGTACTCACCGTGAAGTGCTGATGGCTTTGAAAGAGGCCGGATTGGATTCTCTTCCCGGAGCGGGAGCGGAAATATTAGTAGATCGGGTACGTCGTCTTATCAGTAAGGGAAAATGTGGGGCGCAAGAATGGCTAGACATTATGCATGAAGCGCATAAGCTGGATATCACCACCTCTGCAACCATGATGTTCGGCCATGTAGAAACTATAGAAGAACGCTTTGAACATTTAGTGAAAATACGCGAAGTGCAAAGTCGCAAACCCGAAGGCACCAACGGATTTCTGGCTTTTATTGCCTGGACATTTCAGGATGTAGATACATTGTTGGCACGTATTAGAGGTGTACACAATCTTACCACTGCAGAGGAGTATGTGCGTATGGTAGCACTGTCACGCATTATGCTACCCAATATTAAAAATATACAGGCTAGCTGGCTAACCGTAGGAAAAGCTACAGCGCAGGTATGTCTCCATGCCGGAGCTAACGATTTCGGTAGCATTATGATTGAGGAGAATGTAGTAAGTGCTGCAGGTGCACCACACAGGTTTACCTATAAAACCATTCAAGAAGCTATTCGCGAAGCCGGCTTTGAACCACAATTACGCAATCAGTTGTACCAGTGGCGTGAAATTCCTGAAACCATACAGGAACAGGTAATCGATTATTAG
- the coxN gene encoding Alternative cytochrome c oxidase subunit 1 translates to MSDTLHTYQETASIGHHAADHHVHAHHKETFITKYIFSQDHKMIAKQFLVTGIIWAIIGGLFSVLFRLQLGFPDQTFPILETFFGKWAEGGRIKPEFYYALTTMHGTVLVFFVLTAGLSGTFANLLIPLQIGARDMASPIMNMLSYWFFFAGSVVMLASLFIETGPASGGWTIYPPLSALGQASEGSKAGMDYWIAGMALFIISQLFGGLNYIATILNMRTKGMSMTRLPLTIWSLLFTAILGVLSFPVLLSGVVLLLFDRHLGTSFYLSDIFIAGQALPNEGGSAILFQHLFWFLGHPEVYIIILPTMGLVSEVMSINARKPIFGYMAMVFSMFGICVLAFLVWAHHMFVTGLNPFLGSVFVLLTLLIAVPSAIKVFNWLTTLWRGNIRFTPAMLFSIGFVSLFISGGLTGIFLGNSTIDIHLHDTMFVIAHFHIVMGVSAFFGMFAGIYHWFPKMFGRYMNNTLGYIHFWVTLVGAYLIFWPMHYQGLAGMPRRYLDKSSWVSFSQFDSLDAMITVVTVLVFAIQLLFVFNFFYSIYKGRRVRSQNPWGATTLEWTTPIRPGHGNWEGEIPEVHRWAYDYGKDGRDFIPQTEPIGEKESSH, encoded by the coding sequence ATGAGCGATACATTACATACCTACCAGGAAACAGCGAGCATCGGCCATCACGCGGCTGATCACCATGTGCATGCACATCATAAAGAAACTTTTATTACAAAGTATATCTTTAGCCAGGACCATAAAATGATTGCTAAGCAATTTTTGGTTACTGGTATTATATGGGCAATCATTGGCGGGCTGTTTTCGGTGTTATTCAGGTTACAATTGGGTTTTCCGGATCAGACATTTCCCATTCTGGAAACCTTCTTTGGAAAATGGGCTGAGGGTGGACGCATTAAACCTGAATTCTATTATGCATTAACTACGATGCACGGTACCGTGCTGGTGTTCTTTGTACTTACTGCCGGATTGAGTGGAACTTTTGCCAACTTACTCATTCCTCTGCAAATAGGAGCACGTGATATGGCTTCGCCCATAATGAACATGCTCTCTTACTGGTTCTTCTTTGCAGGAAGCGTGGTAATGCTGGCTTCTTTATTCATCGAAACTGGCCCTGCTTCCGGTGGTTGGACTATTTATCCTCCTTTGAGTGCGTTAGGACAGGCATCTGAGGGATCCAAAGCCGGTATGGACTATTGGATTGCCGGTATGGCCCTGTTTATCATATCTCAGCTGTTTGGTGGTCTTAACTACATTGCAACCATTTTGAACATGCGTACCAAGGGTATGTCAATGACCCGTTTGCCACTGACAATTTGGTCGCTATTGTTCACTGCAATACTGGGTGTATTATCTTTCCCTGTGTTGTTGTCTGGTGTGGTATTGCTACTGTTTGACCGTCATCTGGGTACCAGCTTCTATCTGAGCGATATCTTCATCGCCGGACAAGCCTTACCTAATGAAGGAGGTAGCGCTATCCTGTTCCAGCACTTGTTCTGGTTCTTAGGTCACCCCGAGGTATACATTATCATTCTGCCTACCATGGGATTGGTATCAGAGGTAATGTCTATCAACGCGCGCAAACCAATCTTCGGTTATATGGCGATGGTGTTCTCTATGTTTGGTATCTGTGTATTGGCATTCTTAGTATGGGCACACCACATGTTCGTAACCGGTTTGAATCCTTTCCTTGGATCGGTGTTTGTATTGCTGACACTGCTTATCGCGGTACCTTCAGCTATCAAAGTGTTTAACTGGCTGACAACATTATGGCGTGGTAACATTCGCTTCACTCCTGCTATGTTGTTTTCAATAGGTTTTGTGAGCCTGTTTATCTCTGGAGGTCTAACCGGTATATTCTTAGGAAACTCAACCATCGATATCCACCTGCACGATACCATGTTCGTAATTGCACACTTCCACATTGTGATGGGGGTATCGGCATTCTTTGGAATGTTTGCAGGTATTTATCACTGGTTCCCGAAAATGTTCGGCCGTTACATGAATAACACTTTAGGTTATATTCACTTTTGGGTAACACTGGTTGGTGCTTACCTGATTTTCTGGCCGATGCACTATCAAGGTTTAGCCGGTATGCCAAGAAGATACTTGGATAAGAGTAGCTGGGTAAGCTTTAGCCAATTCGATAGCTTGGATGCTATGATTACCGTAGTGACCGTATTGGTATTTGCTATACAGCTTCTGTTTGTGTTCAACTTCTTCTATTCAATATATAAGGGCAGAAGAGTAAGATCTCAAAACCCATGGGGTGCTACAACACTGGAATGGACCACTCCTATTCGTCCTGGCCATGGCAACTGGGAAGGCGAAATTCCTGAAGTGCATCGTTGGGCTTACGATTACGGTAAAGACGGAAGAGATTTTATTCCTCAAACAGAGCCTATAGGAGAAAAAGAAAGTTCGCATTAA
- the purN gene encoding Phosphoribosylglycinamide formyltransferase gives MSKKLAIFASGAGSNAQKIIDYFKNSSTAAVTLILCNKPGAGVLSIAEREGIEHVLIEKAQYKIDGYASFLKEKGIDFVILAGFLWKIPQALIDAYPNRIVNIHPALLPKYGGKGMYGVHVHEAVIKNKEKESGITIHYVDEHYDHGDVIFQAKCTVAPDDTPETLAQKIHQLEHAHFPRVIESLITK, from the coding sequence ATGAGTAAGAAACTAGCCATTTTCGCCAGCGGGGCAGGCAGTAATGCCCAAAAAATCATCGATTATTTCAAAAACAGCTCTACCGCAGCGGTCACATTAATATTGTGTAATAAACCGGGTGCAGGTGTTTTATCGATAGCCGAAAGGGAGGGGATTGAACATGTATTGATTGAAAAAGCGCAATATAAAATCGACGGCTATGCCTCTTTTTTAAAGGAAAAAGGGATAGATTTTGTAATTCTTGCCGGTTTCTTGTGGAAAATTCCACAAGCCCTTATCGATGCGTATCCTAATCGCATTGTAAATATTCACCCTGCTTTGCTACCCAAATACGGAGGAAAAGGCATGTATGGTGTCCATGTACACGAAGCTGTAATCAAGAATAAAGAAAAAGAAAGCGGTATAACCATACATTATGTAGATGAGCATTACGATCATGGAGACGTTATTTTTCAGGCTAAATGTACGGTAGCGCCTGATGATACACCCGAAACACTGGCTCAAAAAATTCACCAACTCGAACACGCTCATTTTCCACGCGTAATAGAATCGTTAATTACGAAATAA
- the dan gene encoding D-aminoacylase, which yields MRYIKITLLFVITSLTTYAQTFCDVLIKNGKIIDGTGNNWFYGDVAIKDGKILDVGRSLQYITDKTIDASGLIVAPGFIDVHTHIEGDDAKNPTADNFIYDGVTTVIAGNCGSSNVQVGKYLNWVDSFKLSINVATLIGHNDVRRAVMGRANRDATPEELKKMEALVEKAMQEGAVGLSTGLIYIPGTYAKTSEILALAKVAAKYNGIYASHIRNEGDRVVDAINEALHIGREAKIPVQISHFKLSGQQNWGRSKETIPLVTKARSEGIEVTIDQYPYTASSTSISTLLPGALLADGQDSIRARLQRPEVRKHATEVMLKNLKKRKLKHFSYAVIAYYKNDTTYNGKSIEEINRMIGRKHKAKEEAQTIMDIAMNGGASAVFHGMSEEDVKRIMQYPFNMFASDASIRLFNVGMPHPRGYGTNARVLGKYVREEKVLTLEEAIRRMTSLPAQKFQLNDRGLIRKGMAADIVIFDEKTVTDKATFQQPHQYSKGFHYVLVNGVITLENEKHTGVRAGKALYGPGKNPVW from the coding sequence ATGCGCTACATCAAAATCACCCTCCTGTTCGTTATTACTTCACTTACAACTTACGCTCAAACCTTCTGCGATGTTCTTATCAAAAACGGAAAAATCATCGATGGTACCGGCAACAATTGGTTTTACGGCGACGTTGCTATCAAAGATGGTAAAATACTAGACGTAGGAAGAAGTCTTCAATATATCACAGACAAAACCATCGATGCTTCAGGACTGATTGTAGCACCAGGCTTTATTGATGTGCATACGCATATCGAAGGTGATGATGCCAAAAACCCCACGGCCGACAACTTTATTTATGATGGAGTAACCACTGTAATAGCCGGCAACTGCGGTTCCTCCAACGTGCAGGTAGGAAAGTACTTAAACTGGGTAGATTCTTTTAAGCTATCCATAAATGTGGCCACACTTATTGGACATAATGATGTGCGTAGAGCGGTGATGGGTAGAGCCAATCGAGATGCCACACCCGAAGAGCTGAAAAAAATGGAAGCACTCGTAGAAAAAGCTATGCAAGAAGGCGCAGTAGGCCTGTCTACCGGGCTCATCTATATCCCCGGTACGTATGCTAAAACCTCCGAGATCCTGGCATTGGCCAAAGTAGCGGCAAAATACAACGGCATATATGCATCGCATATACGTAACGAAGGCGACAGAGTGGTGGATGCCATCAACGAAGCGCTACATATAGGACGCGAAGCGAAAATACCGGTACAGATCTCTCACTTTAAACTTAGTGGACAGCAAAATTGGGGGCGTAGCAAGGAAACAATACCGTTGGTAACAAAGGCGCGCAGCGAAGGTATTGAGGTTACCATAGACCAGTATCCTTATACTGCCAGTAGCACTTCCATTAGCACTTTGCTACCCGGTGCCCTACTTGCCGATGGGCAGGACAGCATAAGAGCTCGCTTACAAAGACCCGAAGTAAGAAAGCATGCCACTGAAGTAATGCTGAAAAATCTTAAAAAAAGAAAACTGAAACACTTCAGCTATGCCGTAATTGCCTATTACAAGAATGACACTACTTATAATGGCAAAAGCATAGAAGAAATCAATCGTATGATAGGGCGCAAGCATAAGGCCAAAGAAGAAGCTCAAACCATTATGGATATTGCAATGAATGGTGGTGCCAGTGCCGTATTTCATGGCATGAGTGAAGAGGATGTAAAACGCATCATGCAATACCCCTTTAACATGTTTGCTAGCGATGCCTCTATACGTTTGTTTAATGTAGGCATGCCACACCCCCGCGGTTATGGCACTAATGCACGTGTGCTGGGCAAGTATGTAAGAGAAGAAAAGGTGCTCACGCTGGAAGAAGCCATTCGCCGTATGACATCGCTTCCGGCACAAAAGTTTCAGTTAAATGATCGTGGCCTTATCCGAAAAGGAATGGCTGCCGATATTGTCATTTTTGATGAAAAAACGGTTACGGATAAAGCTACTTTTCAACAACCGCATCAATATTCCAAAGGCTTCCACTATGTGTTGGTTAACGGTGTGATTACGTTGGAAAACGAAAAACACACTGGAGTCCGCGCCGGTAAAGCATTGTACGGACCGGGAAAGAACCCTGTTTGGTGA